One stretch of Pontiella desulfatans DNA includes these proteins:
- a CDS encoding Re/Si-specific NAD(P)(+) transhydrogenase subunit alpha, translating into MLVAVPKEILPGENRVALIPASISALTQAGFEVLVESGAGAGAFIADQAYQDAGAGIAGGAEELYQAADIVFKVRPPEPGEVDRMKEGITLVCLMDAFFRMDLMQQLASKQISGFGLEFVPRITRAQSMDVLSSMAAIGGYRAVIEAAGLLPKYFPMLMTSAGTITPAKVFVIGAGVAGLMAIATAKRLGAVVEAYDTRPAVREQVESVGARFVEFELETADAEDQGGYAKAQSDDFYKKQQEQMKAKVATVDVVVTTAAIPGKKAPVLITDEMLQAMRPGSVIIDLAAERGGNTEGAVAGEVVDRHGVKIVGYTDYPSRSSVHASQLFSKNICTFLLNMVKEGRFEIDLGDEIVTGSLLVHGGQVVHEMIKPLLGQEGA; encoded by the coding sequence ATGCTTGTTGCTGTTCCGAAAGAAATCCTGCCGGGTGAAAACCGGGTGGCTCTGATTCCCGCATCCATTTCGGCGCTCACCCAGGCGGGATTCGAGGTGCTGGTCGAGAGCGGGGCGGGGGCCGGTGCGTTCATTGCCGACCAGGCCTATCAAGATGCCGGTGCTGGAATTGCCGGCGGTGCGGAGGAGCTTTATCAGGCCGCCGACATCGTTTTCAAGGTGCGTCCGCCCGAGCCGGGTGAAGTGGATCGGATGAAGGAGGGGATTACCCTCGTCTGCCTGATGGATGCCTTCTTCCGTATGGACCTGATGCAGCAGCTGGCTTCCAAACAGATCAGTGGCTTCGGGCTGGAGTTTGTTCCGCGCATCACGCGGGCGCAAAGCATGGATGTGCTGAGTTCGATGGCGGCCATCGGCGGCTACCGCGCGGTGATCGAAGCGGCGGGGCTGCTTCCGAAATATTTCCCGATGCTGATGACGTCCGCCGGTACGATCACCCCGGCCAAGGTGTTCGTGATTGGTGCCGGGGTGGCGGGGCTGATGGCGATTGCCACGGCCAAAAGGCTGGGGGCCGTGGTTGAGGCCTACGATACGCGCCCGGCGGTCCGGGAGCAGGTCGAGAGTGTCGGGGCCCGGTTTGTCGAGTTCGAGCTCGAAACGGCGGATGCCGAAGACCAAGGCGGTTATGCCAAGGCGCAGTCGGACGATTTCTATAAAAAGCAGCAGGAGCAGATGAAAGCCAAGGTGGCAACGGTGGATGTGGTCGTCACCACGGCGGCGATCCCCGGCAAGAAGGCGCCGGTGTTGATTACCGACGAAATGCTGCAGGCGATGCGGCCTGGATCGGTGATCATCGACCTGGCCGCCGAACGTGGCGGAAACACCGAAGGGGCGGTTGCGGGCGAGGTGGTGGACAGGCATGGCGTCAAGATTGTCGGCTACACCGACTATCCATCGCGGTCATCGGTTCATGCCTCGCAGCTCTTTTCAAAGAATATTTGCACCTTCCTGCTGAACATGGTGAAGGAGGGGCGGTTTGAAATCGATCTTGGGGATGAGATTGTGACGGGTTCGCTGCTGGTGCATGGCGGGCAGGTGGTCCACGAAATGATCAAACCTCTGCTGGGGCAGGAAGGAGCGTAG
- a CDS encoding NAD(P) transhydrogenase subunit alpha: protein MEALIGALTIFVLAVFVGYEVITKVPPTLHTPLMSGSNAISGITIIGAILCCIGSGMDGILANVLGFLAVVLAMVNIVGGFMVTDRMLHMFKKKKD from the coding sequence ATGGAAGCATTGATCGGTGCATTAACTATTTTTGTTCTGGCGGTCTTTGTTGGCTACGAGGTGATTACGAAGGTGCCGCCCACGTTGCATACGCCGCTCATGAGTGGATCGAACGCGATTTCCGGCATCACGATCATTGGCGCAATCCTGTGCTGCATCGGTTCCGGCATGGACGGGATCCTTGCGAACGTCCTTGGCTTTTTGGCCGTGGTTCTCGCCATGGTCAACATTGTCGGCGGCTTCATGGTCACGGATCGCATGCTCCACATGTTCAAGAAGAAAAAGGACTAG
- a CDS encoding NAD(P)(+) transhydrogenase (Re/Si-specific) subunit beta, whose translation MDQLINLAYLVAAILFILGLKGLGSPRSAVRGNLTGAVGMFIAIVATLSAKGLNFGWIIAGMVVGGGIGAYMARTVKMTAMPEMVGLLNGFGGGASLLVALAQFTITPASEQTAAWLVALSLSALIGSVTLTGSMVAWAKLQGYADKAMRLPNQNLLRVALGLGVVVLAGLFVWQGWGLLLLLLVVVALALGILLVLAIGGADMPVVIALLNSYSGLAAAATGFVLMNNGLIISGSLVGASGIILSQIMCKAMNRSLGAVLFGGAMVSEEQMASIPGTEFYEGKVKSCGAEEVAMLLENAQRVVIAPGYGLAVAQAQHVTQELASLLEKRGTDVKYAIHPVAGRMPGHMNVLLAEAEVPYDKLIEMDHINPEFSQTDVTIVLGANDVTNPAARDDAGSPIFGMPILEVDKSRTVIVVKRSLSPGFAGIPNQLFINDNSLMLFGDAKAVLQDLVRAVMEL comes from the coding sequence ATGGATCAGCTCATCAATCTTGCCTATCTCGTTGCGGCCATTCTTTTTATTCTGGGGTTGAAGGGCCTCGGTTCGCCAAGAAGCGCGGTGAGGGGGAACCTGACCGGGGCGGTCGGGATGTTCATTGCCATTGTGGCCACGCTCTCGGCGAAAGGGTTGAATTTTGGCTGGATCATTGCCGGGATGGTGGTGGGCGGCGGAATCGGGGCCTACATGGCGCGGACGGTTAAAATGACGGCGATGCCGGAGATGGTTGGGCTGTTGAACGGTTTCGGGGGCGGGGCCTCCCTGCTGGTGGCGCTCGCCCAATTCACGATTACCCCCGCTTCCGAGCAAACGGCGGCCTGGCTGGTGGCGTTGTCGCTCAGCGCGCTGATCGGGTCGGTTACGCTGACGGGCAGCATGGTGGCCTGGGCCAAGCTGCAGGGGTATGCCGACAAGGCGATGCGGTTGCCCAACCAAAACCTCCTGCGTGTGGCCTTGGGGCTGGGCGTGGTTGTGCTGGCGGGACTGTTTGTCTGGCAGGGCTGGGGGCTCCTTCTCCTGCTGCTTGTGGTGGTTGCCCTGGCGCTCGGCATCCTGCTGGTTCTGGCCATCGGCGGGGCCGATATGCCCGTGGTGATCGCGTTGCTCAATTCCTATTCGGGATTGGCGGCGGCCGCCACCGGTTTCGTGCTGATGAACAACGGGCTCATCATCAGCGGTTCGCTGGTCGGTGCTTCGGGCATCATCCTCAGCCAGATCATGTGCAAGGCGATGAACCGATCGCTCGGGGCCGTGCTCTTCGGCGGCGCGATGGTGAGCGAGGAGCAGATGGCCTCCATCCCCGGCACGGAATTCTATGAGGGCAAGGTCAAGAGTTGCGGCGCGGAAGAGGTGGCCATGCTCCTTGAAAATGCGCAGCGGGTGGTCATTGCCCCGGGCTATGGCTTGGCCGTTGCCCAGGCGCAGCATGTCACCCAGGAGCTCGCCTCGCTACTGGAAAAACGCGGCACCGACGTCAAGTATGCCATCCATCCGGTGGCCGGCCGGATGCCCGGCCACATGAACGTCCTGCTGGCCGAGGCCGAGGTGCCCTACGACAAGCTGATCGAGATGGACCATATCAACCCCGAATTTTCCCAGACCGACGTCACCATCGTGCTGGGCGCCAACGATGTTACCAATCCGGCCGCTCGCGACGATGCCGGCAGCCCGATCTTCGGCATGCCGATCCTGGAGGTCGACAAGTCGCGCACGGTGATCGTGGTCAAGCGCAGCCTCAGCCCCGGTTTTGCGGGCATTCCGAACCAACTGTTCATCAACGACAATTCGCTCATGCTCTTCGGCGATGCCAAGGCCGTCCTGCAGGATCTCGTTCGGGCCGTGATGGAGTTATGA
- a CDS encoding PTS sugar transporter subunit IIA, with the protein MTTTHSLINQLIQLQELVVANMQKKVSQPNARLEELTKSITSLSADLPQQIKSHFNRLLQKHPEAIVPVANELCTGCGMGLTKSMVQAVHKAEGLSRCPNCARFLYYPDQLIARERVSRSYGEAKKTGIGRFTAPELMMVDLKGATGEEVLGEICARMEQEGFVEDKDHLLDLALQREAIISTAVDNGLAFPHVRGVEGGGLSMVVGIHKKGVKFGGPGRTLTRIFFFVVIPTATSAFYLRLISGLSKTFRDKEVSESLLACSSEDELWKALIKATRKSFK; encoded by the coding sequence ATGACGACAACGCATAGCCTTATCAACCAGCTGATCCAATTGCAGGAACTGGTTGTGGCCAATATGCAGAAAAAAGTATCGCAGCCGAATGCCCGGCTCGAAGAATTGACCAAATCGATTACATCGCTGAGCGCGGATTTGCCGCAGCAGATCAAGTCGCACTTCAACCGCCTGTTGCAGAAGCATCCCGAAGCCATCGTGCCGGTGGCCAATGAACTATGCACCGGCTGCGGCATGGGGCTGACCAAGAGCATGGTGCAGGCCGTCCACAAGGCCGAAGGGCTCAGCCGCTGTCCGAACTGCGCGCGCTTCCTCTACTACCCGGACCAGCTGATTGCCCGCGAACGCGTCAGCCGTTCCTATGGCGAAGCCAAGAAAACCGGCATTGGCCGGTTCACGGCGCCGGAACTGATGATGGTGGATCTGAAGGGGGCCACCGGCGAAGAGGTGCTCGGCGAAATCTGTGCACGCATGGAGCAGGAGGGGTTTGTTGAAGACAAGGACCACCTGCTGGACCTGGCCCTGCAGCGCGAGGCCATCATCAGCACGGCGGTCGATAACGGGTTGGCCTTCCCGCATGTGCGCGGCGTTGAGGGCGGTGGTTTATCCATGGTCGTCGGCATCCATAAGAAGGGGGTCAAGTTCGGTGGCCCGGGGCGTACCCTAACCCGCATCTTTTTCTTCGTGGTGATCCCGACGGCCACCAGCGCGTTCTACCTTCGGTTGATTTCCGGCCTCTCCAAAACCTTCCGCGACAAGGAAGTCAGCGAATCGCTGTTGGCTTGCTCCAGCGAGGACGAACTCTGGAAGGCGCTCATCAAGGCGACCAGGAAATCGTTCAAATAG
- the rlmN gene encoding 23S rRNA (adenine(2503)-C(2))-methyltransferase RlmN, whose product MVSIYDTEAMDAVRRRNTVQPHRMKLFRNALFKKACGWGEALATLPERAQADFDQSIGFECLEMAERHDSKIDGASKLIFKTPDQHLVESVVLRPKTGRTSICISSQVGCACYCSFCATGKMGFTRNLTAAEILDQVTQANRMVKPEGRTIRNVVFMGMGEPMLNLEHVFGAVSFLKAGPFHNLSGARITVSTVGIPHAMDRFTQEFPDVKLALSLHSARQEVREKLMPQARKYPLDQLRETLVAASARGKVMIEYLMLAGVNDREEDLKALEGYLRGIPVHINIIPFNEYAGSNLRGTPPPERKQFANRLKEAGFDTTLRYSLGSDIAAACGQLVQHKRKEAFA is encoded by the coding sequence ATGGTTTCGATCTACGACACAGAGGCGATGGATGCGGTTCGGCGCCGGAACACGGTGCAGCCGCACCGGATGAAGCTGTTCCGCAACGCCCTGTTCAAGAAGGCCTGCGGCTGGGGCGAGGCGCTGGCCACGCTCCCGGAACGTGCCCAGGCCGATTTCGACCAAAGCATCGGGTTTGAATGCCTGGAAATGGCCGAGCGCCACGACTCGAAGATCGACGGCGCCAGCAAGCTGATTTTCAAGACCCCGGATCAACACCTGGTCGAAAGCGTGGTGTTGCGTCCCAAGACCGGGCGGACTTCCATTTGTATTTCCTCCCAGGTGGGTTGCGCCTGCTACTGCAGCTTTTGCGCAACCGGAAAGATGGGCTTCACTCGAAACCTGACCGCCGCCGAAATCCTCGACCAAGTCACCCAGGCCAACCGCATGGTGAAACCGGAGGGGCGGACGATCCGCAACGTGGTCTTCATGGGAATGGGCGAACCGATGCTGAACCTCGAACACGTATTCGGGGCGGTTTCGTTCCTGAAGGCGGGGCCGTTCCATAACCTTTCCGGGGCGCGCATCACCGTTTCGACCGTCGGGATTCCGCACGCCATGGATCGCTTCACGCAGGAGTTTCCGGATGTGAAGCTGGCGCTCAGCCTGCACAGTGCGCGGCAGGAGGTGCGCGAAAAGCTGATGCCCCAGGCGCGGAAATATCCCCTCGATCAATTGCGCGAAACCCTGGTGGCCGCCTCGGCGCGCGGCAAGGTGATGATCGAATACCTGATGCTGGCCGGGGTGAACGATCGGGAAGAGGATCTGAAGGCGCTCGAAGGCTACCTGCGGGGCATCCCCGTGCACATCAACATCATCCCTTTCAACGAATATGCCGGCAGCAACCTGCGCGGCACGCCGCCGCCGGAGCGCAAGCAATTCGCAAACCGCTTGAAGGAGGCCGGGTTTGACACCACCCTCCGCTATTCCCTAGGCTCCGACATCGCCGCCGCCTGCGGCCAGCTGGTTCAGCATAAACGAAAGGAAGCGTTCGCATGA
- a CDS encoding amino acid permease, with amino-acid sequence MSKKGLGFIDVFCIASGAMISSGIFVLPGLAFSHIGPAMILSYFIAGILALIGVLSVIELATAMPKAGGDYYFLTRSLGPLVGTVSGLLSWFALSLKTAFAIFGLGEVVYLLSGGKVPLFLTAAPVTLLFAILNIRGAEAAAKFEVVLVGLLFLLLGGYFVLGAPNMELSHFTPFVAEGGSFKSILSTAGFVFVSFGGLLKTATIAEEVRNPRRNIPAGFIAATIAITLLYAVLLIVTVGVLPGERLAASFTPIADSARLLAGGWGFGAITVAAVLAFITTANAGIMSASRYPLALGRDKLLPPFVAKVNKNGEPVVAIVLTSTIILASLLLDIEKLVKAASAVVISSYILSAIAVLVMRRSRLTNYRPTFRVPLSPWLPMFGVACFSLLIIDMGMAAIEISLGFAAFGVLIYFFYGRKRANMEYALLHIVESLTNKNLTADSLEKELYDVLHQRDEVVHDEFDEVLKTALAIDLAPGVGQEELLDVVSGALEEELAHSAADIRARFIEREEQGSCVLTPFVAIPHIICDGEKLFKIMLVRSREGIGFEADTSVKAFFVIAGSRDMRHLHLKALAAIAHLVQHPEFEKRWSTAKNEKQLKDILLLGERIRM; translated from the coding sequence ATGAGCAAGAAGGGTCTGGGATTCATCGATGTCTTCTGCATCGCATCCGGTGCGATGATCAGCTCAGGAATCTTCGTGCTGCCGGGGTTGGCCTTTTCGCACATCGGCCCCGCGATGATTCTTTCGTACTTCATTGCCGGAATACTCGCGTTGATCGGGGTGCTGAGCGTAATCGAGCTTGCAACCGCAATGCCAAAGGCCGGGGGCGACTACTATTTCCTCACCCGCAGCCTGGGCCCGTTGGTGGGCACGGTGTCGGGCCTGTTGAGCTGGTTCGCGCTATCGCTGAAGACCGCGTTCGCCATATTCGGTCTGGGGGAGGTGGTCTATCTGCTGAGCGGCGGAAAGGTGCCGTTGTTCCTTACCGCGGCACCGGTGACCCTCCTGTTTGCCATTCTCAATATCCGGGGGGCCGAGGCCGCCGCAAAATTCGAAGTGGTCCTGGTTGGGCTGCTGTTCCTGCTGCTCGGCGGCTATTTTGTGCTCGGCGCACCGAACATGGAGCTTTCGCATTTCACGCCGTTCGTGGCTGAGGGCGGTAGCTTTAAGTCGATTCTTTCAACGGCCGGTTTTGTGTTTGTTTCGTTCGGCGGCTTGCTCAAGACCGCAACGATTGCCGAGGAAGTCCGGAATCCCCGCCGCAACATTCCCGCAGGATTCATTGCGGCAACCATCGCCATCACCCTGCTGTATGCGGTGCTGCTGATCGTCACCGTCGGCGTGCTTCCGGGAGAGCGGCTGGCCGCTTCCTTCACCCCCATCGCCGATTCCGCCCGGTTGCTGGCGGGCGGGTGGGGCTTCGGTGCCATCACGGTGGCGGCGGTGCTCGCATTCATCACGACGGCCAATGCCGGCATCATGTCGGCCTCGCGCTACCCGCTGGCCCTTGGGCGCGACAAGCTCCTTCCTCCCTTCGTGGCCAAGGTGAACAAGAACGGCGAGCCGGTGGTGGCCATTGTGCTGACCTCGACCATCATTCTCGCATCGCTGCTGCTCGATATCGAAAAACTCGTGAAGGCGGCCTCGGCCGTTGTGATCAGTTCCTACATTCTCTCCGCCATTGCCGTGCTGGTGATGCGCCGCAGCCGGCTAACCAACTACCGCCCAACCTTCCGTGTTCCGCTCAGCCCCTGGCTCCCCATGTTCGGGGTTGCCTGCTTCTCGCTCCTCATCATCGATATGGGCATGGCCGCCATCGAGATCAGCCTGGGCTTTGCTGCGTTCGGCGTGCTCATCTATTTCTTCTACGGCCGAAAACGCGCCAACATGGAATATGCCTTGCTGCACATTGTCGAAAGCCTCACCAATAAGAACCTCACCGCCGACTCGCTGGAAAAGGAGCTCTACGATGTGCTGCATCAGCGCGATGAAGTCGTTCACGATGAGTTTGACGAAGTCCTCAAAACCGCCCTGGCCATCGACTTGGCTCCCGGGGTGGGGCAGGAGGAGCTGCTCGATGTGGTTTCCGGCGCGCTGGAGGAAGAGCTGGCCCATTCCGCCGCCGATATCCGCGCACGCTTCATTGAGCGCGAGGAGCAAGGCAGTTGCGTACTAACGCCTTTTGTCGCCATTCCCCACATCATTTGCGACGGCGAGAAGCTCTTCAAGATCATGCTCGTGCGCAGCCGCGAGGGGATCGGGTTCGAGGCCGATACATCGGTGAAGGCCTTTTTCGTGATTGCCGGCAGCCGCGATATGCGCCACCTGCACCTCAAGGCGCTCGCCGCCATTGCCCACCTGGTCCAGCATCCCGAATTCGAAAAACGCTGGAGCACCGCCAAGAACGAAAAGCAGCTCAAGGACATCCTCCTCCTCGGTGAACGCATCCGGATGTAG
- the lepA gene encoding translation elongation factor 4: MNDLSLVRNFSIIAHIDHGKSTLADRMMELTHTVEDRKMKEQLLDSMDLERERGITIKAHPVTMKYKAKDGNIYTFNLIDTPGHVDFSYEVSRSLQACEGAILVVDAAQGVEAQTVSNTYLANDNGLDIIPVLNKIEMPNADVDEVSQQIEDILAIEATDALQISAKKGIGIEAVLEAVVERFKPPEPAKDQFTRALVFDSKYDAFRGVVVYMRLFSGALKAGDKVRVMSTGEDYEIKEVGIFTPEMNKCKILEEGSVGYVIANIKDASEIQIGDTLTLAKLPAPDALPGFKEIHPMVFSGIYPVETSDYEKLGASMDKLRLNDASFSYQAESSIALGFGFRCGFLGLLHMEIIMERLRREFNLDIISSYPNVEYRVVLKNGDVQEVDNPMYLPDPTMIEHIEEPMINATIICPTDYLGDMMALIMDRRGSIVKTDSIDGHRVMLTCHMPLNEVLIDFYDKLKTLSRGYASMDYEYANYQPSELVRMDVMIHGEVVDAFSSIVHRSKAEFRGRQMCKSLLDVIPRQAFAVALQAAVNGKIIARETIRAYRKDVTAKCYGGDISRKRKLLERQKEGKKKLKAIGKVNIPQEAFIAVLKTNNQ; encoded by the coding sequence ATGAACGATCTTAGTTTAGTCCGAAATTTCTCGATTATTGCCCATATCGACCATGGTAAGTCGACGCTGGCCGACCGTATGATGGAACTGACCCATACGGTTGAAGACCGCAAGATGAAGGAGCAGCTGCTCGACTCGATGGATCTCGAGCGCGAGCGCGGCATCACCATCAAGGCGCACCCGGTGACGATGAAATACAAGGCGAAGGATGGCAACATCTATACCTTCAACCTGATCGACACTCCCGGCCACGTGGACTTTTCCTATGAGGTTTCCCGCTCGCTGCAGGCGTGCGAGGGCGCGATCCTGGTGGTGGATGCCGCCCAGGGGGTCGAGGCGCAGACAGTTTCCAACACCTATCTGGCCAACGACAACGGCCTCGACATTATCCCGGTGCTCAACAAGATCGAGATGCCGAATGCGGACGTCGACGAGGTTTCCCAGCAGATCGAGGATATTCTGGCGATCGAGGCGACCGACGCGTTGCAGATCAGCGCCAAGAAGGGCATCGGCATCGAAGCCGTGCTGGAGGCGGTCGTTGAACGTTTCAAGCCGCCGGAGCCGGCCAAGGACCAGTTTACCCGCGCCCTGGTCTTCGATTCCAAATACGACGCCTTCCGCGGCGTGGTGGTCTATATGCGCCTCTTTTCCGGCGCGCTGAAGGCGGGCGACAAAGTCCGCGTGATGAGCACCGGGGAAGACTACGAAATCAAGGAAGTCGGTATTTTCACGCCCGAAATGAACAAATGCAAGATTCTGGAGGAGGGCTCCGTTGGCTACGTGATCGCCAACATCAAGGATGCCTCCGAAATCCAGATCGGCGACACGCTCACCCTTGCCAAGCTGCCGGCGCCGGACGCGTTGCCGGGCTTTAAGGAAATCCACCCGATGGTCTTCTCGGGCATCTATCCGGTGGAGACGTCCGACTATGAAAAACTTGGCGCGAGCATGGACAAGCTGCGGCTCAACGATGCCTCGTTTTCCTACCAGGCCGAGTCGTCCATCGCGCTCGGTTTCGGCTTCCGCTGCGGCTTCCTTGGGTTGCTGCACATGGAAATCATCATGGAGCGCCTGCGCCGCGAGTTTAATTTGGACATCATTTCCTCCTATCCGAACGTGGAATACCGCGTGGTGCTCAAGAACGGCGACGTTCAGGAGGTCGATAACCCGATGTATCTGCCCGATCCCACCATGATCGAGCACATCGAGGAGCCGATGATCAATGCCACCATCATCTGCCCGACCGATTATCTGGGCGATATGATGGCGCTGATCATGGATCGCCGCGGCTCCATCGTGAAAACCGATTCGATCGACGGCCACCGCGTAATGCTCACCTGCCACATGCCGCTCAACGAGGTGCTGATCGATTTCTACGACAAGCTCAAGACCCTCAGCCGCGGATATGCCTCGATGGACTACGAATACGCGAACTACCAGCCGTCCGAGCTGGTGCGGATGGACGTCATGATCCATGGCGAGGTGGTGGATGCCTTCTCAAGCATCGTGCACCGCTCCAAGGCCGAGTTCCGCGGGCGGCAAATGTGCAAGTCGTTGCTCGACGTCATTCCGCGCCAGGCCTTCGCGGTTGCGCTGCAGGCGGCGGTGAACGGCAAGATCATTGCCCGCGAAACGATCCGCGCCTACCGCAAGGACGTGACGGCCAAGTGCTACGGCGGCGATATTTCCCGTAAGCGCAAGCTGCTCGAGCGCCAGAAGGAAGGTAAGAAGAAGCTCAAGGCCATTGGCAAGGTGAACATTCCGCAGGAAGCGTTCATTGCTGTTTTAAAAACGAATAACCAGTAG
- the lepB gene encoding signal peptidase I — translation MISLLKRRKLRKQLKEYLHMARHARHMREDIADPRDIAALVDAEAVVRQIREEGGGDHIEQAVATLEAAADKVYPNKNRTGIRENVEVVIVALGAAMAIRAFFFQPFKIPTGSMQPTLNGIQSTWQADSSWNEKQPLKFFNWLLTGESYKVIRAKASGQLTYGAGGRDNSVVYIGGVEHKIPQFMNDLAQIDRNKVYKKGEMLIPGPGESGIPVQAEGRIEAIQVDQNGDYVLLIGNMPHVVPAHLLQPNTLKYYNKGDVILAGKVIAGDHILVNKMKYNFMSPERGDISVFDTRNINDPGVRKDTFYIKRMVGLAGEKIQIQNNRIVADGEVVREPPMFETIATDPIYSGGHANAPGSRLATQDDYIQLADDEYLMMGDNTKPMMSLDGRFFGGVPRNDFQGPAIFVYWPFREHWGIVR, via the coding sequence ATGATCAGTTTGCTGAAAAGACGAAAGCTGCGGAAGCAGCTGAAGGAATACCTGCACATGGCGCGGCATGCGCGGCACATGCGCGAGGATATTGCCGATCCCCGCGACATCGCGGCGCTGGTCGATGCCGAAGCGGTGGTGCGCCAGATCCGCGAAGAGGGCGGGGGCGACCATATCGAGCAGGCCGTCGCCACGCTGGAGGCCGCCGCCGACAAGGTGTATCCGAACAAGAACCGCACCGGCATCCGCGAAAACGTCGAGGTCGTTATTGTGGCGCTCGGCGCGGCCATGGCCATCCGGGCCTTCTTTTTTCAGCCGTTCAAGATTCCGACCGGTTCGATGCAACCGACGCTCAACGGCATTCAATCCACCTGGCAGGCCGACTCGAGCTGGAATGAAAAGCAGCCGCTCAAGTTTTTCAACTGGCTGCTGACGGGCGAGTCCTACAAGGTGATCCGCGCCAAGGCCTCCGGCCAGCTGACCTACGGGGCGGGGGGGCGCGACAACAGCGTCGTCTATATCGGCGGCGTTGAGCACAAGATTCCCCAATTCATGAACGATTTGGCGCAGATCGACCGCAACAAGGTCTACAAAAAGGGCGAGATGCTCATTCCCGGCCCGGGCGAAAGCGGAATCCCGGTACAGGCCGAAGGACGGATCGAGGCCATCCAGGTTGACCAGAACGGCGACTATGTGCTCCTGATCGGGAATATGCCCCATGTGGTTCCGGCCCACCTGCTCCAGCCCAACACGCTCAAATACTACAACAAGGGCGACGTCATCCTGGCCGGCAAGGTGATTGCCGGCGACCATATCCTGGTCAATAAGATGAAATACAACTTCATGAGCCCCGAGCGTGGCGACATTTCGGTGTTCGATACCCGCAACATCAACGATCCCGGGGTGCGCAAGGATACGTTCTATATCAAGCGCATGGTTGGCCTGGCCGGTGAAAAAATCCAGATCCAGAACAACCGCATCGTTGCCGACGGCGAAGTGGTGCGCGAACCACCGATGTTCGAGACCATCGCGACCGATCCCATCTACAGCGGCGGGCACGCCAACGCCCCCGGTTCCCGGCTGGCAACCCAAGACGACTACATTCAGCTGGCAGACGATGAATACCTGATGATGGGCGACAATACGAAGCCGATGATGAGCCTGGATGGGCGCTTTTTCGGCGGTGTTCCGCGCAATGATTTCCAGGGGCCGGCCATTTTTGTCTACTGGCCGTTCCGCGAGCATTGGGGCATCGTGCGCTAA
- the rpsT gene encoding 30S ribosomal protein S20, with translation MPNLKSAKKRMRQNVVRHDRNLQVRTRVKSARRSMMEALEAKDAEAGAVALRTYSSVLDKAAKVGVIKKNTAIRRKTNAANGLRKIA, from the coding sequence ATGCCGAATCTGAAAAGCGCCAAAAAGAGAATGCGCCAGAACGTGGTGCGCCACGACCGCAACCTGCAGGTGCGCACACGTGTCAAGAGTGCCCGTCGCAGCATGATGGAAGCACTGGAAGCCAAAGACGCCGAAGCCGGTGCAGTTGCATTGCGCACCTACAGCTCGGTTCTCGACAAGGCTGCCAAGGTGGGTGTCATCAAGAAAAACACCGCCATCCGCCGCAAGACCAATGCGGCCAACGGCCTGCGCAAGATTGCCTAG